From Plasmodium yoelii strain 17X genome assembly, chromosome: 7, one genomic window encodes:
- a CDS encoding RNA-binding protein, putative yields the protein MSIANSSKIFIGSIPKDVTEDELKTEVAKYGNVVQVYYVPATTQSPRGWAFITYEQRSEAYKAIESLDYKCIFPNSQRPLDVRFASYKHNNTNDMQVNSINKNIWQKHVTSDGHPYYYNSITGHSQWEKPKEITPVNYPAKNTVASFGPPGANVFVFHLPSHWTDMELYQHFQHFGYVVSARIQRDANGRNKGYGFVSFNNPESALNAIKGMHGFYVSGKHLKVQLKKGEEHYIQLNTPAQPQLTPAQPYTVQQPIMGNHPQPYMTHIMYGGMESPNQMRYNNYSLSR from the exons atgtcaatAGCCAATTCgtctaaaatatttataggaAGTATTCCCAAAGACGTTACCGAG gATGAACTAAAAACAGAAGTGGCAAAGTATGGAAATGTAGTTCAAGTGTATTATGTGCCCGCTACTACCCAAAGCCCAAGAGGCTGGGCATTTATTACTTATGAACAAAGGTCAGAAGCATATAAAGCAATAGAATCTTTAgattataaatgtatatttccAAATAGTCAGAGACCACTAGATGTGCGTTTTGCAAGTTATAAACACAATAATACAAATGATATGCAAGTAAAttctattaataaaaatatatggcaAAAACATGTAACATCTGATGGTCatccatattattataattctaTAACTGGCCATTCTCAATGGGAAAAACCAAAAGAAATCACCCCAGTCAATTATCCCGCAAAAAATACAGTTGCTTCTTTTGGACCCCCTGGCGCTAATGTTTTTGTATTCCACTTGCCATCCCATTGGACCGACATGGAATTATATCAG CATTTTCAACACTTTGGATACGTAGTAAGCGCACGAATACAGAGAGATGCAAATGGAAGAAATAAAGGATATGGTTTTGTCAGTTTTAATAATCCTGAATCAGCATTAAATGCTATAAAAGGTATGCATGGATTTTATGTTTCaggaaaacatttaaaagttcaattaaaaaaaggtGAAGAACATTATATTCAATTAAATACACCAGCTCAACCACAATTAACACCTGCTCAACCATATACAGTCCAACAACCAATAATGGGAAATCATCCACAACCATATATGACACATATAATGTATGGGGGTATGGAATCTCCAAATCAAATgagatataataattattcgTTAAgtagataa